In one window of Pagrus major chromosome 12, Pma_NU_1.0 DNA:
- the LOC141006111 gene encoding AN1-type zinc finger protein 5-like, with the protein MAQETNQSPVPMLCPTGCGFYGNPRTNGMCSVCHKEHLSRQNNGGVSTLSALGSGPTAEASAIQRLEATLNNAAAAAAAAAEVAAEAAAASAEAAANEAAASEALSGISAAVSVTQQMTEMSLSCEEKGASGTKVELTEPVLSQPTSSASHPSTAGSEDFKAPEPPKPKKNRCFMCRKKVGLTGFDCRCGNLFCGLHRYSDKHNCPYDYRTEAADKIRKENPVVVADKIQRI; encoded by the exons ATGGCCCAGGAGACCAATCAAAGCCCAGTTCCTATGCTCTGTCCTACTGGCTGTGGTTTCTATGGCAACCCTAGGACTAATGGCATGTGCTCTGTGTGCCATAAGGAGCACCTGTCAAGACAGAACAATGGAGGAGTCAGTACTCTGAGTGCCTTGG GCAGTGGCCCCACAGCTGAAGCGTCTGCCATCCAGAGGTTAGAGGCCACTCTGAACAATGCTGCAGCCGCTGCAGCCGCTGCTGCTGAGGTGGCAGCTGAGGCCGCCGCCGCctctgctgaagctgctgcaaACGAGGCTGCTGCTAGCGAGGCTCTAAG TGGCATTTCAGCAGCTGTTTCAGTAACACAGCAGATGACTGAGATGAGTCTGTCCTGTGAGGAGAAAGGAGCCTCAGGGACCAAAGTCGAGCTCACAGAGCCAG TGTTGAGTCAGCCCACATCCTCAGCCTCCCATCCCTCCACTGCTGGCAGTGAGGACTTCAAAGCCCCAGAGCCCCCAAAACCCAAGAAGAATCGCTGCTTTATGTGCCGCAAAAAGGTTGGCCTTACAG GTTTTGACTGCCGCTGTGGGAATCTGTTCTGTGGACTTCACCGTTACTCCGATAAGCACAACTGTCCATATGACTACAGAACCGAAGCTGCTGACAAGATTCGCAAAGAGAACCCTGTTGTCGTTGCTGACAAGATCCAGAGAATATGA
- the ccnb1 gene encoding G2/mitotic-specific cyclin-B1 — protein sequence MALRVTRNRLASTRNDLAGKACSVTGPSLKPRAALGEIGNIAVNKETQKKNVKTEAVKKTKVTTKVEKVVVVEPPKNVAPVKPEPEVQVLPEPASPTPMETSGCEPADLCQAFSDVILHTAIRDVDADDYENPMLCSEYVKDIYKYLRQLEVEQNIRPTYLQGKEVTGNMRAILIDWLVQVNLKFRLLQETMYMTVGIIDRFLQDHPVPKKQLQLVGVTAMFLASKYEEMYPPEISDFAYVTDKAYTTAQIRDMEMTILRVLKFQLGRPLPLQFLRRASKIYEVTADQHTLAKYLLELTMVDYEMVHFPPSMVASAALALTLKILDAGEWDVTLQHYMDYTAESLIPVMAHIAKNVVKVNEGLTKHIAIKGKYSTSKQMRIATIPQLKSSVVKDLAKQVTQ from the exons ATGGCTCTTCGAGTAACCAGA AACCGCTTGGCTTCTACCAGGAATGACCTCGCTGGAAAGGCCTGCTCGGTCACCGGGCCTTCCCTGAAGCCTCGAGCGGCGCTTGGTGAAATCGGAAACATCGCAGtcaacaaagaaacacagaaaaag AATGTCAAGACAGAGGCCGTGAAGAAGACCAAAGTCACCACCAAAGTTGAGaaagtagttgttgttgaacCACCCAAAAATGTTGCTCCCGTTAAACCTGAGCCAGAGGTGCAG GTTCTTCCTGAACCGGCATCCCCCACTCCAATGGAGACTTCAGGCTGTGAGCCTGCTGACCTCTGTCAAGCATTTTCAGATGTCATCCTGCACACGGCTATCAGGGATGTGGATGCGGATGACTACGAGAACCCCATGCTCTGCAGTGAATATGTGAAAGACATCTACAAGTACCTTCGGCAGCTTGAA GTTGAGCAGAACATCAGACCCACTTATCTGCAGGGCAAGGAGGTGACTGGCAACATGCGGGCCATTCTCATTGACTGGCTTGTACAAGTGAACCTCAAGTTCCGTCTGCTGCAAGAGACCATGTACATGACTGTAGGAATCATTGACCGCTTTCTTCAG GACCACCCAGTCCCCaagaagcagctgcagctggtcGGTGTGACTGCCATGTTCCTTGCTTCCAAATACGAGGAGATGTATCCCCCTGAGATCTCAGACTTTGCCTATGTTACGGACAAGGCCTACACCACCGCCCAGATCCGAGACATGGAGATGACAATCCTCCGGGTGCTCAAGTTCCAACTAGGCCGCCCTCTTCCCCTGCAGTTCCTCCGACGGGCCTCAAAGATTTACGAG GTGACTGCTGATCAACACACCCTGGCAAAATACCTCCTGGAGCTGACCATGGTCGACTATGAGATGGTCCACTTCCCACCTTCCATGGTGGCaagtgctgctttggctcttaCCCTCAAGATCTTAGATGCTGGTGAATGG GATGTGACGCTGCAGCACTACATGGACTACACAGCAGAGAGTTTGATTCCTGTGATGGCTCACATTGCcaaaaatgttgtaaaagtGAACGAGGGGCTGACCAAACACATA GCCATTAAAGGTAAATACTCGACTTCAAAGCAGATGAGGATTGCCACCATCCCACAGCTCAAATCTTCAGTGGTGAAAGATCTTGCAAAGCAAGTCACCCAGTGA